A window of the Equus asinus isolate D_3611 breed Donkey chromosome 20, EquAss-T2T_v2, whole genome shotgun sequence genome harbors these coding sequences:
- the LOC139041100 gene encoding olfactory receptor 7D4-like, which yields MEAGNHTEISEFLLLGLSEDPELQPLLFALLLSMYLVTLLGNLLIILTIISDSHLHTPMYYFLSNLSFVDICFTSTTVPKMLVNIQAQRKDISYIGCLTQVYFFMIFALLDGFLLTVMAYDRFVAICHPLHYMVTMNPRLCGLLVLMCWFIIFWVSLIHILLLRQVTFCIGTKIPHFFCELAQVLKVACSDTLINNISMYVASALLGVFPLIGILFSYSQIVSSIMRISSAGGKYRAFSTCGSHLSAVCLYYGTSLGVYFSSALTHSSHRSSIASVMYTVVTPMLNPFIYSLRNKDVKGALRRVLSRAAPCL from the coding sequence ATGGAAGCAGGAAACCACACAGAAATATCAGAgttcctcctcctgggcctctCAGAGGATCCTGAACTGCAACCCCTTCTGTTTGCGTTGTTGCTGTCCATGTACCTGGTCACCTTGCTCGGGAACCTTCTTATCATCTTGACCATCATTTCTGACTCtcacctccacacccccatgtattaCTTCCTCTCCAACCTCTCCTTTGTCGACATCTGCTTCACTTCCACCACTGTCCCGAAGATGCTGGTGAACATTcaggcacagagaaaagacatCTCCTACATAGGATGCCTCACACAGgtgtatttttttatgatttttgcttTACTGGATGGATTCCTCCTGACTGTAATGGCGTATGACAGATTTGTGGCCATCTGCCACCCCTTGCACTACATGGTCACCATGAACCCACGCCTCTGTGGCCTCCTGGTTCTGATGTGTTGGTTTATCATTTTCTGGGTCTCTCTGATTCATATTCTACTGTTAAGGCAGGTGACCTTCTGTATAGGTACTAAAATTCCACACTTCTTCTGTGAACTGGCTCAGGTTCTCAAAGTAGCCTGCTCTGACACCCTCATTAATAACATCAGCATGTATGTGGCTAGTGCCCTGCTGGGCGTGTTTCCCCTCATTGGAATCCTCTTCTCTTACTCTCAAATTGTCTCCTCTATAATGAGAATTTCCTCTGCAGGGGGAAAATATAGAGCATTTTCCACCTGTGGTTCTCACCTCTCTGCAGTCTGCTTGTACTACGGGACAAGCCTGGGTGTCTACTTCAGCTCTGCTCTGACCCATTCTTCCCACAGAAGCTCGATCGCCTCAGTGATGTACACTGTGGtcacccccatgctgaaccccttcatctacagcctgaggaacaaggatgtgaagggGGCCCTGAGAAGGGTCCTCAGTCGAGCAGCCCCTTGTCTGTGA